From the genome of Gopherus evgoodei ecotype Sinaloan lineage chromosome 5, rGopEvg1_v1.p, whole genome shotgun sequence, one region includes:
- the PRIMPOL gene encoding DNA-directed primase/polymerase protein isoform X1: protein MSLLSTGQMKRKWEERLKNVDELASRYKRKPLCPVYRPQLSKIWQPCSVWKLFHRQAQAFNYAKTCKEDVHVFALEMNTEDGQRYYLVTTYTEFWFYYNKEQKTNLMHCYEVIPEKAVCKLYFDLEFYKPVNPEADGKKMIAKLIELVSKKLEELYGVKCSIEDVLNLDSSTDEKFSHHLIFLLYKTAFKDNIHVGNFVKTVLQPALVLTENKADALILEEGADSVASQSSKATVEIDGTVVNLGAVKEASGKWQSNMHKTLENGKLQQKENLDLSFLVVNDKEGGKQLIIDLGVYTKNRNFRLYKSSKAGKHVTLKIAEDNKFVPKPQKNISVEEQYFLSSLVCNIRFSEIERALTCDSPEGKEKMPKQTDRRVASSTSDPIEGYQYSPYPEIDCFVLSLVNKEDNHGGIRRWNYFSLEELLVYDISRYRWCKNIGRAHKSNNIMILVDLKKEVYYQKCYDPVCRAKNFKSESIPLPPEICLPFLFKEEEYVLLMDEWGNIEEKEKSPNLTDFSERTSLRMHQENTESPDKLCSNTEWDNVTDDACFLEAIEDAELAEAADNNLTKQNYDLEEIPDELLIEVLRKQEVCGNKAYN from the exons ATGTCTTTACTGAGTACCG GACAAATGAAGAGAAAATGGGAAGAAAGACTGAAGAATGTTGATGAACTAGCATCTCGATATAAAAGAAAGCCACTTTGCCCTGTTTACAGGCCACAGCTGTCCAAAATATGGCAACCGTGCTCTGTTTGGAAGCTGTTTCATCGACAAGCTCAAGCTTTTAACTATGCAAAAACCTGTAAGGAG gatgTTCATGTATTTGCTTTGGAAATGAACACAGAAGATGGACAAAGGTATTATCTTGTGACCACATATACAGAGTTTTGGTTTTATTACAA caaagaacagaaaacaaatctTATGCATTGCTATGAAGTTATTCCTGAAAAAGCTGTTTGCAAACTGTATTTTGATTTGGAGTTCTATAAACCAGTGAATCCTGAAGCTGATGGCAAAAAGATGATTGCAAAGTTAATTGAG cttgTTAGTAAAAAGCTGGAAGAACTTTATGGAGTTAAATGTTCAATTGAAGATGTCTTGAACTTAGATTCCAGCACTGATGAAAAATTTAGCCATCACTTAATATTTCTGCTTTACAAGACAGCATTTAAGGACAATATTCATGTTG gtAATTTTGTGAAAACAGTTTTGCAACCTGCTCTTGTTTTAACTGAAAATAAAGCTGATGCTCTGATTCTGGAAGAAGGGGCGGACAGTGTTGCTTCCCAGTCTTCCAAAGCAACAGTTGAAATAGATGGTACTGTTGTAAACCTTGGTGCAGTGAAGGAGGCTTCTGGGAAATGGCAATCTAATATGCACAAAACGCTGGAAAATGGAAAACTGCAACAGAAAGAAAATCTCGATCTTTCCTTTCTAGTTGTGAATGATAAGGAGGGAGGCAAGCAACTTATCATCGATCTGG gAGTTTATACAAAGAATAGAAATTTCCGGCTGTATAAGTCATCAAAAGCAGGAAAGCATGTGACTTTGAAAATAGCCGAAGATAACAAGTTTGTTCCTAAACCTCAAAAGAATATTTCTGTTGAGGAGCAATATTTCCTTTCCTCTTTGGTCTGTAATATTAG GTTCTCAGAAATTGAAAGAGCCCTAACTTGTGACAgcccagaagggaaggaaaaaatgcCTAAACAAACAGACAGGAGAGTTGCCAGTAGCACTTCAG aTCCCATAGAAGGATATCAATATTCACCCTATCCAGAAATTGATTGTTTTGTCCTTTCTTTAGTTAATAAAGAGGATAATCATGGAG GGATACGACGATGGAATTATTTTTCCTTGGAAGAACTCCTTGTTTATGACATATCCAGATATCGCTGGTGTAAAAATATTGGAAGAGCCCACAAAAGTAACAATATAAT GATTCTGGTAGATCTAAAAAAAGAAGTTTACTATCAAAAATGTTATGACCCTGTCTGCAGAGCTAAAAACTTCAAATCAGAAA GTATTCCATTACCTCCTGAGATATGCCTCCCTTTTCTTTTCAAAGAG gaagaataTGTACTTTTAATGGATGAGTGGGGGAAcatagaagaaaaagaaaagtcacCTAACCTTACAGACTTCTCAGAAAGGACATCATTAAGGATGCATCAAGAAAATACGGAGTCTCCTGACAAGCTCTGTTCAAATACAGAATGGGACAATGTGACTGATGATGCCTGTTTTCTGGAAGCTATTGAGGATGCTGAACTTGCAGAAGCTGCAGACAATAATCTGACTAAGCAGAACTATGACCTGGAAGAAATACCTGATGAGCTGCTCATAGAGGTTTTAAGAAAACAAGAAGTTTGTGGTAACAAGGCATACAACTAG
- the PRIMPOL gene encoding DNA-directed primase/polymerase protein isoform X2, which yields MSLLSTGQMKRKWEERLKNVDELASRYKRKPLCPVYRPQLSKIWQPCSVWKLFHRQAQAFNYAKTCKEDVHVFALEMNTEDGQRYYLVTTYTEFWFYYNKEQKTNLMHCYEVIPEKAVCKLYFDLEFYKPVNPEADGKKMIAKLIELVSKKLEELYGVKCSIEDVLNLDSSTDEKFSHHLIFLLYKTAFKDNIHVGNFVKTVLQPALVLTENKADALILEEGADSVASQSSKATVEIDGTVVNLGAVKEASGKWQSNMHKTLENGKLQQKENLDLSFLVVNDKEGGKQLIIDLGVYTKNRNFRLYKSSKAGKHVTLKIAEDNKFVPKPQKNISVEEQYFLSSLVCNIRFSEIERALTCDSPEGKEKMPKQTDRRVASSTSGIRRWNYFSLEELLVYDISRYRWCKNIGRAHKSNNIMILVDLKKEVYYQKCYDPVCRAKNFKSESIPLPPEICLPFLFKEEEYVLLMDEWGNIEEKEKSPNLTDFSERTSLRMHQENTESPDKLCSNTEWDNVTDDACFLEAIEDAELAEAADNNLTKQNYDLEEIPDELLIEVLRKQEVCGNKAYN from the exons ATGTCTTTACTGAGTACCG GACAAATGAAGAGAAAATGGGAAGAAAGACTGAAGAATGTTGATGAACTAGCATCTCGATATAAAAGAAAGCCACTTTGCCCTGTTTACAGGCCACAGCTGTCCAAAATATGGCAACCGTGCTCTGTTTGGAAGCTGTTTCATCGACAAGCTCAAGCTTTTAACTATGCAAAAACCTGTAAGGAG gatgTTCATGTATTTGCTTTGGAAATGAACACAGAAGATGGACAAAGGTATTATCTTGTGACCACATATACAGAGTTTTGGTTTTATTACAA caaagaacagaaaacaaatctTATGCATTGCTATGAAGTTATTCCTGAAAAAGCTGTTTGCAAACTGTATTTTGATTTGGAGTTCTATAAACCAGTGAATCCTGAAGCTGATGGCAAAAAGATGATTGCAAAGTTAATTGAG cttgTTAGTAAAAAGCTGGAAGAACTTTATGGAGTTAAATGTTCAATTGAAGATGTCTTGAACTTAGATTCCAGCACTGATGAAAAATTTAGCCATCACTTAATATTTCTGCTTTACAAGACAGCATTTAAGGACAATATTCATGTTG gtAATTTTGTGAAAACAGTTTTGCAACCTGCTCTTGTTTTAACTGAAAATAAAGCTGATGCTCTGATTCTGGAAGAAGGGGCGGACAGTGTTGCTTCCCAGTCTTCCAAAGCAACAGTTGAAATAGATGGTACTGTTGTAAACCTTGGTGCAGTGAAGGAGGCTTCTGGGAAATGGCAATCTAATATGCACAAAACGCTGGAAAATGGAAAACTGCAACAGAAAGAAAATCTCGATCTTTCCTTTCTAGTTGTGAATGATAAGGAGGGAGGCAAGCAACTTATCATCGATCTGG gAGTTTATACAAAGAATAGAAATTTCCGGCTGTATAAGTCATCAAAAGCAGGAAAGCATGTGACTTTGAAAATAGCCGAAGATAACAAGTTTGTTCCTAAACCTCAAAAGAATATTTCTGTTGAGGAGCAATATTTCCTTTCCTCTTTGGTCTGTAATATTAG GTTCTCAGAAATTGAAAGAGCCCTAACTTGTGACAgcccagaagggaaggaaaaaatgcCTAAACAAACAGACAGGAGAGTTGCCAGTAGCACTTCAG GGATACGACGATGGAATTATTTTTCCTTGGAAGAACTCCTTGTTTATGACATATCCAGATATCGCTGGTGTAAAAATATTGGAAGAGCCCACAAAAGTAACAATATAAT GATTCTGGTAGATCTAAAAAAAGAAGTTTACTATCAAAAATGTTATGACCCTGTCTGCAGAGCTAAAAACTTCAAATCAGAAA GTATTCCATTACCTCCTGAGATATGCCTCCCTTTTCTTTTCAAAGAG gaagaataTGTACTTTTAATGGATGAGTGGGGGAAcatagaagaaaaagaaaagtcacCTAACCTTACAGACTTCTCAGAAAGGACATCATTAAGGATGCATCAAGAAAATACGGAGTCTCCTGACAAGCTCTGTTCAAATACAGAATGGGACAATGTGACTGATGATGCCTGTTTTCTGGAAGCTATTGAGGATGCTGAACTTGCAGAAGCTGCAGACAATAATCTGACTAAGCAGAACTATGACCTGGAAGAAATACCTGATGAGCTGCTCATAGAGGTTTTAAGAAAACAAGAAGTTTGTGGTAACAAGGCATACAACTAG